A window from Moritella yayanosii encodes these proteins:
- the nrdA gene encoding class 1a ribonucleoside-diphosphate reductase subunit alpha produces MNKNLLVTKRSGKQETIDLEKIHRVIKWAAKGLDHVSVSLVELKSHIQFYDGIRTEDIHETMIKAAADLISEEAPDYQYLSARLAVFHLRKKAYGKFEPPALYDHVKFNVDALRYDAHLLADYTAEEFAEMDEFVDHWRDMNFSYAAIKQLEGKYLLQNRVTGAIFESPQFLYILVAASLFATYDKSVRMDYVRRFYEATSTFKISLPTPIMAGVRTPTRQFSSCVLIECDDSLDSINAVSNSIVKYVSQRAGIGINAGRIRALGSSIRGGEAFHTGCIPFYKHFQTAVKSCSQGGVRGGAATLFYPLWHLEVESLLVLKNNRGVEENRVRHLDYGVQLNRLMYQRLIDNKNITLFSPSDVDGLYDAFFQDQDEFERLYTLYEQDPSIRKQTIKASELFALLMQERASTGRIYIQNVDHCNTHSPFDPAVAPIRQSNLCLEIALPTKPMQHPGDEDGEIALCTLSAFNLGAIKDLSELENLADLAVRALDSLLDYQDYPMPAAEKSTMARRSLGIGVINFAYYLAKNGVKYSDGSANNLTHRTFEAIQFYLLKASMNLSKERGPCLAFHETTYAQGILPIDTYKSSLDEICDEALHLDWETLRSEIKEHGLRNSTLTALMPSETSSQISNATNGIEPPRGLISIKASKDGILKQVVPDYENLRDSYELLWDIPSNTGYLQLVGLMQKFVDQAISANTNYDPQRFPGQKVPMTTLLTDLMLAYKYGLKTLYYHNTRDGASDVDVVKEDEDCEGGACKI; encoded by the coding sequence ATGAATAAGAATTTACTAGTTACAAAACGCAGCGGTAAGCAAGAAACGATCGATCTTGAAAAGATCCACCGCGTGATCAAATGGGCAGCCAAAGGATTGGATCATGTATCAGTATCACTGGTCGAGTTAAAATCTCACATCCAATTTTATGACGGTATTCGCACTGAAGATATACATGAAACCATGATCAAGGCTGCGGCGGATTTAATTAGTGAAGAAGCGCCAGATTACCAATATCTGTCGGCGCGTTTAGCCGTATTCCACCTACGTAAGAAAGCATACGGTAAATTTGAACCACCTGCGCTTTATGACCATGTGAAATTCAATGTTGATGCGCTACGTTATGATGCACATCTACTTGCTGATTATACTGCTGAAGAATTCGCCGAAATGGATGAGTTCGTTGATCACTGGCGTGACATGAACTTCTCTTACGCTGCGATTAAACAGTTAGAAGGTAAATACCTACTACAAAACCGTGTTACTGGTGCCATCTTCGAAAGCCCACAATTTCTATATATCTTAGTAGCGGCGAGCTTATTTGCCACTTACGACAAATCTGTGCGTATGGACTATGTTCGCCGTTTCTACGAAGCAACATCAACCTTTAAGATCTCATTACCAACGCCAATTATGGCGGGTGTGCGTACTCCTACGCGTCAATTCAGCTCGTGTGTACTGATTGAGTGTGACGATAGTCTTGATTCTATCAATGCAGTATCTAACTCTATTGTTAAATATGTGTCGCAACGTGCGGGTATCGGTATCAATGCAGGTCGTATTCGTGCACTAGGTAGCTCAATCCGTGGTGGCGAAGCATTCCATACTGGTTGTATCCCATTCTACAAACACTTCCAGACAGCCGTTAAATCTTGCTCTCAAGGTGGCGTTCGTGGTGGTGCAGCAACATTATTCTACCCATTATGGCACTTAGAAGTTGAATCACTGCTTGTACTTAAGAATAACCGGGGTGTTGAAGAAAACCGCGTACGTCATCTTGACTACGGCGTGCAACTTAACCGTTTAATGTACCAACGTTTAATTGATAACAAAAACATTACCTTATTTAGCCCATCTGATGTTGATGGTTTATATGATGCATTCTTCCAAGATCAGGATGAATTCGAGCGTCTATACACGCTTTACGAACAAGACCCATCAATTCGCAAGCAAACGATTAAAGCCAGCGAACTGTTTGCTTTACTCATGCAAGAACGTGCAAGTACCGGTCGTATCTACATTCAGAATGTGGATCACTGCAATACCCACAGCCCATTTGACCCAGCTGTAGCTCCGATAAGACAAAGTAACTTATGTCTAGAAATTGCTCTGCCAACGAAACCAATGCAACACCCTGGTGATGAAGATGGTGAAATTGCGCTATGTACATTATCAGCGTTCAACCTTGGTGCAATTAAAGACCTAAGTGAATTAGAAAATCTTGCAGACCTTGCAGTTCGCGCACTCGATAGCTTACTTGATTACCAAGACTACCCAATGCCAGCGGCTGAAAAGTCGACAATGGCGCGTCGTTCATTAGGTATAGGCGTGATTAACTTCGCATACTACCTTGCAAAAAATGGGGTTAAATACTCAGACGGAAGTGCCAACAACTTAACGCATAGAACATTTGAAGCAATTCAATTCTATCTATTAAAAGCGTCAATGAACCTATCGAAAGAACGTGGTCCATGTTTAGCATTTCATGAAACAACTTACGCTCAAGGTATTTTACCAATTGATACCTATAAATCATCGTTAGATGAGATCTGTGATGAAGCATTACACCTAGACTGGGAAACATTACGTAGCGAAATTAAAGAACACGGCTTACGTAACTCAACGCTAACCGCATTGATGCCATCAGAAACATCAAGCCAGATTTCAAATGCGACAAACGGTATTGAGCCACCTCGTGGTTTAATCAGTATTAAAGCAAGTAAAGACGGTATCTTGAAACAAGTGGTACCTGATTACGAAAATCTACGTGATAGCTACGAGTTACTTTGGGACATTCCAAGTAATACCGGTTATTTACAACTGGTTGGTTTGATGCAGAAATTCGTTGACCAAGCGATTTCAGCTAACACTAACTATGATCCACAACGTTTCCCAGGGCAAAAAGTACCAATGACAACGTTGTTAACCGACCTGATGTTAGCGTATAAGTACGGCCTAAAAACGCTTTACTACCATAACACCCGTGACGGTGCATCCGACGTAGATGTCGTTAAAGAAGACGAGGACTGTGAAGGCGGCGCATGTAAGATCTAA